Proteins encoded within one genomic window of Natator depressus isolate rNatDep1 chromosome 1, rNatDep2.hap1, whole genome shotgun sequence:
- the LOC141980543 gene encoding olfactory receptor 51G2-like, which produces MSAVNDTKFSSEVFFLTVIHGQEDVYLWISVPFCLMYVISIVGNSVILFIIKRDPSLHEPMYIFLSMLAVTDLGLSIATMPTTLGIFFLNSREISLDACFAQLFFIHSLTFIESSVLLLMAFDRFVAISNPLRYASILTLPRITKMGLVFVLRGVAVVFPLPFLLKRFRYCQANVLSHSYCLHQEVMKMACSDIRVNSIYGLFVTVSTVTLDLLLILLSYVMILKTVLNIASHAESVRALSTCVSHLSAVLLFYISGIGLSIVQRFGNSSSPLLQILMGYIYLLVPPMMNPIVYSMKSKHLRTRIIRAFKK; this is translated from the coding sequence ATGTCAGCTGTCAATGACACCAAATTCAGCTCTGAAGTGTTCTTTCTCACTGTGATACATGGGCAGGAAGACGTCTATCTCTGGATATCTGTCCCCTTCTGCTTAATGTATGTTATTTCTATAGTAGGAAACTCAGTAATTCTTTTCATTATAAAAAGAGATCCAAGTCTCCACgagcccatgtacattttcctttccatgttggccGTCACAGACCTTGGCTTATCGATAGCCACCATGCCAACAACACTGGGCATATTCTTTCTTAACTCTAGGGAGATCAGCCTCGATGCCTGTTTtgcccagctgttcttcatccactcTCTTACTTTCATTGAATCCTCGGTGCTCTTGTTGATGGCTTTTGACCGCTTTGTTGCGATCTCTAACCCACTGAGATATGCTTCCATCTTAACCCTGCCGAGAATAACCAAGATGGGGCTCGTGTTTGTGCTAAGAGGGGTGGCTGTAGTATTCCCACTGCCCTTTCTCCTGAAACGGTTCCGATATTGTCAAGCCAATGTCCTCTCCCATTCCTACTGCCTGCACCAAGAGGTCATGAAGATGGCTTGTTCGGATATCAGAGTCAACAGCATCTATGGCTTGTTTGTCACAGTCTCCACAGTGACATTGGACTTGCTGCTCATCCTCCTATCTTATGTGATGATTCTGAAAACAGTGCTGAATATTGCCTCCCATGCGGAGAGCGTCAGGGCACTGAGCACCTGTGTCTCCCACCTCTCTGCTGTCCTCCTCTTCTACATATCAGGGATTGGTTTGTCCATAGTACAGAGATTCGGGaatagctcttctcccttgcttcagattctCATGGGCTACATCTACCTGCTGGTCCCACCTATGATGAACCCAATTGTGTACAGCATGAAAAGCAAGCACCTCCGTACAAGGATAATCAGGGCATTCAAAAAGTGA